In the Deltaproteobacteria bacterium genome, one interval contains:
- a CDS encoding sigma-54-dependent Fis family transcriptional regulator — protein sequence MSERLLIVEDESTLRESLKRVFIREGYEAETAGSAEEAVKVFEEGAYDLIITDIILPGMDGIQFLKEVRKRVPDELVIVMTAYASIETAVGALRAGAYDYILKPIIHEEIKKIIRQALDVRALRAENLILKKQIEKQYNFEKIIGESPAIKNVIEQVKKISDSKSNVMILGETGTGKELFTRAIHFNSPRRNKPFIPINCSAIPDNLLESEIFGYVRGAFTGAVSSKRGLFEEADGGTVFLDEIADLSPALQAKLLRVIDDHEIRPLGSTQSRKVDIRILAATNKDILTAVKEGLCREDLYYRLNVVTLTLPPLRDRQEDILLLARYFLTHYAREIGKSARELHPSALKLLQDYPWPGNVRELQNIIERAVLIAERDTILPEHLPEGLRGAPSFLTEALSQPLSIENYTREFILRYQNTFGEQQLADQLGITRKSLWEKRKKWGLSKKEKPV from the coding sequence ATGTCCGAACGATTGTTGATCGTCGAAGATGAGTCGACCCTGCGGGAGTCCCTCAAGCGGGTTTTTATACGGGAAGGCTATGAAGCCGAGACGGCCGGAAGTGCCGAAGAGGCCGTTAAGGTCTTTGAAGAGGGCGCCTATGATCTGATCATCACCGACATTATTCTTCCCGGGATGGATGGCATTCAATTCTTAAAAGAGGTCAGAAAACGCGTCCCCGATGAACTGGTAATCGTAATGACCGCCTATGCCTCTATCGAAACCGCAGTGGGTGCCCTCAGGGCCGGGGCCTATGATTACATCCTGAAACCCATTATTCATGAAGAAATCAAAAAAATCATTCGCCAGGCCTTGGATGTCCGGGCTCTAAGGGCCGAAAACCTGATACTCAAAAAACAGATCGAAAAACAGTATAATTTCGAAAAGATCATCGGAGAGAGTCCGGCTATCAAAAACGTAATCGAGCAGGTCAAAAAAATCTCAGACTCTAAAAGTAATGTCATGATTCTGGGCGAAACCGGGACCGGCAAGGAACTATTTACCCGGGCCATCCATTTTAATAGTCCCAGGAGAAACAAGCCCTTTATCCCCATTAATTGCAGTGCCATCCCGGACAATCTGCTGGAGTCGGAAATCTTTGGGTACGTCAGAGGAGCCTTTACCGGTGCGGTTTCTTCCAAAAGAGGGCTTTTTGAAGAAGCCGATGGGGGGACAGTCTTTCTGGATGAGATCGCCGATTTGAGTCCGGCCTTGCAGGCCAAACTGCTCCGGGTTATTGATGACCATGAAATAAGGCCTTTGGGGTCGACCCAGAGCCGTAAAGTCGATATCCGTATCCTCGCCGCCACCAATAAGGATATTCTAACAGCCGTCAAAGAGGGCCTTTGCCGGGAGGATCTCTACTATCGCCTGAATGTCGTCACATTGACCTTACCGCCCTTAAGAGATCGCCAGGAAGACATCCTTCTTTTGGCCAGGTATTTTCTGACCCACTATGCCCGGGAGATAGGCAAATCAGCCAGAGAGCTCCATCCCTCGGCCCTTAAGCTCCTTCAGGACTACCCCTGGCCCGGCAATGTGCGGGAACTGCAAAATATCATCGAACGGGCAGTGCTCATTGCCGAACGGGATACGATCCTTCCGGAACACCTCCCGGAAGGATTGCGCGGTGCACCTTCCTTTTTAACCGAGGCCCTGTCCCAACCCCTGTCTATCGAAAACTATACCCGGGAATTCATCCTCCGATATCAGAATACCTTTGGCGAACAACAATTAGCCGACCAACTGGGAATAACCCGAAAATCCCTATGGGAAAAAAGAAAAAAATGGGGACTTTCCAAAAAAGAAAAGCCGGTTTAA